In the genome of Colwellia sp. PAMC 21821, the window CGTCGTCTAGCTCAGGCATTGCCGGTAACTTTGGTGTCAATATTTTAATCGGCCTTGAGTGGTTCTTTTCACCTACAGCATGGTGGAACTTAGTCAACGACCTCTATAATGGTGCTATATCGTCACTTTTTTTATTGTTGCTATTTGTCACTATACCGCTATTAATATTAGCGAGCCGTCGCGCTATTAAACGGGCTTTATGGTCGTTATTTGAAAAGGTGGGTGATGTAGACCATGACACTTATTATAGTACGCCCTTAGCGTTAATCTTAACTTTCGCGCTAGCTTTACCCTTACCCGTTTGTTTGTTCGCTGTCGCGGGCATGATCTCAGAAGGTGCTCAACCATTGAGCTTCTCTATCGCTATTGCTACTGGACTAGCTGCTGCGTCATCTTTAAGCCTAATACTGTTGTCTTTTCGCTCAATGTGTCGTGAAAACGGCATGTTTGAGAAACACTTTGGTTGGAGTGCCAAAGCACGGCTCAAATTGCGCGCAATGCTTTCATGGTTTGTCTGGCTAGAGTCGATTACCGGCTTTATATTTGCTACGGCTATTGCAAGCGGCGAAACTGAACTGAGATACGGCATCGCAATTTTAGCATTTATTATCAGCTCTATCGGTATTGCGGTATTCAGTTATCAATTTTTTCAACCTAAGAGTGGCGTGGCTACCAGCATCGCGGGCGAAACCCCGGCAAACATACTCACTATTATTGCCTTTCCCATCGCGGTGATAGCACCTTTTGCAATAGGTTTAATGCCACTGTTTGGCTATTTTGATACCGCGGTGGAATTGCAGTCTAAGGTCTTCATGTCAGGGACCGTTTTGGTCATGTCCGCAGTAATTTACGGTATTATATTGCGCGTTTTTCTGGTGACATTTCGCCGATACATGGTTCGAAAAGAGCAAAAGGAAGCCGAAGATTTGGCGATAAAAAATGCCGAGCCAGAAGTAGAGTCAAGCGTGGAAGCAATAGCTATGCCTGAGGAAAGTAAGAGCATTGATGAGGACGAAGTAAAACGCCAAAGTCAATCAGCCATCCGATGGTTCACTGGTTTGTTATTGTTAGCTGGGCTCTGGTTTATCTGGATGCCGCTGCTACCAGCACTTGGGATTGTTGATGACATTATAGTCTGGCAACAAGTAAAAATAGTCGACGGTGTAGAGCTCTCAAGTGGCGTTACCCTGTGGAATATTATTTTGTCATTGGCGTTTGTAGTCGGTGGCTTTTTAGCGGCTAAAAATATACGCGGCGTAATGGAAATAGGCTTTTTTGAGCGTTTTGAAATGGACGATGGTGCGCGCTATGCCATTATGTCTATTTTGGGTTATGTCATTGTAGGTAGCGGCATAGTAATTGGCTTTTCGCAGCTTGGAATTGATTGGTCAAAGTTACAGTGGATCATAGCCGCGCTTGGTGTTGGCTTAGGTTTTGGCTTGCAAGAGATTGTGGCAAACTTTGTTTCTGGTTTAATTATCTTATTTGAACGCCCCATTCGTGTGGGCGACTTCGTCACCATAGGTAATTTAAGTGGTACTGTCAGTAATATTAAAATTCGCGCCACGACAGTAACCGACTTTGATAACCGTGAAGTGCTATTGCCAAACAAATCTATTATTACCGAAAATGTCACGAACTGGACATTAAAAGACGCGGTTACCCGTATTGTGGTTAAGGTTGGCGTGGCTTATGGAACTGACATCGAAAAGGTCACCGACATACTCATGCAAGCAGTAAAAGATCAAAAAGACGTGCTGGAACTACCATCTCCGCAGGTATTCTTTTTAGAGCATGGCGATAGCTCGTTAAATTTCGAAATTCGTGCTTTTGTAAGTCAACCAACAAATCGTTTGCCGCTGACACATTTAATCAACATAGCCATCAACAAAGCACTGGCAGAAAATGAAATTGCCATCCCGTTTCCACAACGTGACTTACATCTGGTTTCGGGCAAGCTGATTGAAAAAACTGAAACCGATTAAATGTTTAGCTATTGATCGGTTGATTAATATATCTCGAATTAACAGTTAGCTTTAGATATTAGTGCAATCACTGGACTTGGAGGATAGTGCTTTAGTTCAGTGAATTTAAGCTTGGGATACTTATTCTAATATTTCTTAAAGCCAAACTTCGAAATTTTATCAGGCAAAGATAGAACCAGAAGCCTTCAAATATAACTTTGTCTGCTTCTCATTTGTATTGTTATGTGTTCGAAACCTTAAAACTAAAACTAAAACTAAAACTAAAACTAAAACTAAAACTAAACCGCCTGCCCACAAGCCACACCACTGCTCCACGCGAACTGAAAATTAAAGCCCCCGAGCCAGCCGGTTACGTCAATTGCTTCACCAATAAAATATAAGCCTTTGGCT includes:
- a CDS encoding mechanosensitive ion channel domain-containing protein, whose translation is MLKQFVRASLSLSLILLISITQSGLISSAEAQESNLESDIETAIERVQQTTDLDEKQRKNTLIKLEDAQDMLASAKEQQRLTLDYEDRAASASQKIISIRQSNQALREQVVQIDKSQSAEKLANQLLLQRAEQKSRLSLLSEKQSEQTILSLRANKIAEQLSAARADETAINQAIAKQPAENISLDARANYLEKHANAQKLAATIKALESEIATIPARQSLVEAELSQLRTQSTFYEKQIALLQAYLADNRKSEVQKTVERSSAVLAKLKQQPALESLASENLVLANQLQKLQSLAPESETNVAILQRQLVEVQQSSETVDRVLATGRVTDELGELLRRLRASLPVATVLEQRNEKLEELTIRQQLDVILWQDRLRSLAHIPDAAERLLLESSPQLIKKNQRNKNTDPNLFTALELEKAEELTTSRRDLIRNLIDASNTQADRTTDEKLAINKLLIESSTLSALLERRLIWLPSSSSGIAGNFGVNILIGLEWFFSPTAWWNLVNDLYNGAISSLFLLLLFVTIPLLILASRRAIKRALWSLFEKVGDVDHDTYYSTPLALILTFALALPLPVCLFAVAGMISEGAQPLSFSIAIATGLAAASSLSLILLSFRSMCRENGMFEKHFGWSAKARLKLRAMLSWFVWLESITGFIFATAIASGETELRYGIAILAFIISSIGIAVFSYQFFQPKSGVATSIAGETPANILTIIAFPIAVIAPFAIGLMPLFGYFDTAVELQSKVFMSGTVLVMSAVIYGIILRVFLVTFRRYMVRKEQKEAEDLAIKNAEPEVESSVEAIAMPEESKSIDEDEVKRQSQSAIRWFTGLLLLAGLWFIWMPLLPALGIVDDIIVWQQVKIVDGVELSSGVTLWNIILSLAFVVGGFLAAKNIRGVMEIGFFERFEMDDGARYAIMSILGYVIVGSGIVIGFSQLGIDWSKLQWIIAALGVGLGFGLQEIVANFVSGLIILFERPIRVGDFVTIGNLSGTVSNIKIRATTVTDFDNREVLLPNKSIITENVTNWTLKDAVTRIVVKVGVAYGTDIEKVTDILMQAVKDQKDVLELPSPQVFFLEHGDSSLNFEIRAFVSQPTNRLPLTHLINIAINKALAENEIAIPFPQRDLHLVSGKLIEKTETD